A portion of the Streptomyces coeruleoprunus genome contains these proteins:
- a CDS encoding MGDG synthase family glycosyltransferase, with translation MARRCLVLSASMGAGHDAVAAELARRLRTRGFDVHVQDVLALLPPGTGRALRGFYHGIVRHAPVVYTAIHRVFLAPRPPARDATRAVPRADVSPLASLAERPLARLLARVRPDVVVSTFHLAAQVTGGMRQRGTLRVPAAVYVTDFAVHRGWLHPGNDLHLCVSDRAAKAARAGTGRPAAAPGPVVPPAFGTARGSAAGSPTSPWGQAGGRADPTVLLSSGAWGVGSGLLATARALAAHRLAPVLLCGRDERLRHRAARVPGVVALGWTDELPELMATARLLVDNAAGQTAVQALAAGLPVVGYRPIAGHGAEGVRTMAAEGLTTWAGNLPELLAAVGRLVPDGPERDGQTARGLALFRDDAARLVADLADRNTPHAAGRTPHHPW, from the coding sequence ATGGCCCGGCGATGCCTGGTCCTCAGCGCGAGCATGGGCGCCGGCCACGACGCCGTCGCCGCCGAACTGGCCCGCAGGCTCCGCACACGCGGCTTCGACGTCCACGTCCAGGACGTACTGGCCCTCCTGCCGCCCGGCACCGGGCGCGCCCTGCGCGGCTTCTACCACGGGATCGTCCGCCACGCGCCGGTCGTCTACACGGCGATCCACCGGGTGTTCCTGGCGCCCCGCCCGCCCGCGCGGGACGCCACCAGGGCCGTGCCGCGTGCCGACGTGTCCCCGCTGGCGTCCCTCGCCGAGCGCCCCCTCGCGCGTCTGCTGGCCCGGGTGCGCCCCGACGTCGTCGTCTCCACCTTCCACCTGGCCGCCCAGGTCACCGGGGGCATGCGGCAGCGCGGCACCCTCCGTGTCCCCGCCGCCGTGTACGTCACGGACTTCGCCGTCCACCGCGGCTGGCTCCATCCGGGCAACGACCTCCACCTGTGTGTCAGCGACCGCGCGGCGAAGGCCGCCCGCGCGGGCACGGGCCGCCCGGCGGCCGCCCCCGGACCGGTCGTGCCCCCGGCGTTCGGCACGGCTCGCGGCTCGGCCGCGGGAAGCCCGACCTCCCCGTGGGGCCAGGCGGGTGGCCGTGCCGATCCCACCGTCCTGCTCTCGTCCGGTGCCTGGGGCGTCGGCTCCGGCCTGCTCGCCACCGCCCGGGCCCTCGCCGCACACCGCCTGGCGCCCGTCCTCCTGTGCGGCCGTGACGAGCGGCTGCGCCACCGCGCCGCCCGTGTCCCGGGGGTCGTGGCGCTCGGCTGGACCGACGAGCTGCCCGAGCTGATGGCCACGGCACGGCTCCTCGTCGACAACGCGGCGGGCCAGACCGCCGTCCAGGCCCTGGCCGCCGGGCTGCCCGTGGTCGGCTACCGGCCCATCGCGGGGCACGGCGCCGAAGGGGTGCGCACGATGGCGGCCGAGGGCCTGACCACCTGGGCCGGGAACCTGCCCGAGCTGCTGGCCGCCGTCGGCCGGCTCGTCCCGGACGGCCCGGAACGCGACGGACAGACCGCGCGCGGCCTGGCCCTCTTCCGTGACGACGCGGCCCGCCTCGTCGCCGACCTGGCCGACCGCAACACGCCCCACGCGGCCGGCCGGACGCCCCACCACCCCTGGTGA
- a CDS encoding ABC transporter ATP-binding protein, producing MELVTEDLRYEVGGRVLLDGVGVRAGPGVTVGLVGPNGSGKTTLLRCVYGAVRPAGGRVLLDGRDAAALTVRERARRVAVVPQDAPGSFGLTVREVVAMGRGPHKRFWEQDGPGDARLVAEALRTVGVEALAGRRFDGLSGGERQRALVARALVQEPGLLVLDEPTNHLDVRFQLEVLGLVRRLGTTNLLVLHDLNLAAAYCDLLYVLDGGRIVSSGTPDEVLTEDLLAEVYRVPARVGVHPVTGAPHVMYLPLG from the coding sequence GTGGAACTGGTCACGGAGGACCTGCGGTACGAGGTGGGCGGGCGTGTCCTGCTGGACGGGGTCGGCGTACGGGCCGGGCCGGGCGTGACGGTGGGGCTGGTCGGGCCGAACGGGAGCGGCAAGACGACGCTCCTGCGCTGTGTGTACGGGGCGGTGCGGCCGGCGGGCGGCCGGGTGCTGCTGGACGGGCGGGACGCGGCGGCGCTGACGGTACGGGAGCGGGCCCGGCGGGTCGCCGTGGTGCCGCAGGACGCGCCGGGCTCCTTCGGGCTGACGGTCCGTGAGGTGGTCGCGATGGGGCGCGGTCCGCACAAGCGGTTCTGGGAGCAGGACGGTCCCGGGGACGCCCGGCTGGTGGCGGAGGCGCTGCGTACGGTGGGCGTGGAGGCGCTCGCGGGGCGGCGGTTCGACGGGCTGTCGGGCGGTGAGCGGCAGCGTGCCCTGGTCGCCCGGGCGCTCGTGCAGGAGCCGGGGCTGCTGGTCCTCGACGAGCCGACCAATCACCTGGACGTCCGCTTCCAGCTGGAGGTCCTGGGCCTCGTACGGCGCCTGGGCACGACGAATCTGCTGGTGCTGCACGATCTGAACCTGGCCGCCGCGTACTGCGACCTGCTGTACGTGCTGGACGGGGGGCGGATCGTGTCGTCGGGGACGCCGGACGAGGTGCTGACGGAGGACCTGCTGGCCGAGGTCTACCGGGTGCCGGCGCGGGTGGGCGTGCATCCGGTGACGGGGGCGCCGCACGTGATGTACCTGCCGCTGGGGTGA
- a CDS encoding ABC transporter substrate-binding protein: MARSRAALRAFLTSVLLFPLAACGARGEPGGASASSPAAAGFPYTVTNCGVTTTYEAPPRRAVTMNQHATEVLLALGLQDRMAGTAYLDDAVLPEFRDAYGRVKVLAKEYPSKEVLLGADPDFVYGGYESAFDEGAGRDRAGLERAGIATRLNVEYCTDGPVGLEQLRTEVREVARTFGVPERGERLLREEQRRIDGVRARLKGVSRPSVFVYDSGDASAFTAGGAGVGHQIVSLAGGENVFGDVDKAFGDVSWEQVIARRPEVVVIYDYGGTSVEAKKRRLLNDPALAGVPAIRDKRFAVLPLSSAVLGVRVADAVEDLARQLHPGAA, translated from the coding sequence ATGGCCCGTTCCCGCGCCGCGCTGCGCGCGTTCCTGACGTCCGTTCTGCTCTTCCCGCTCGCCGCTTGTGGTGCCCGCGGTGAACCCGGGGGTGCGTCGGCGTCGTCGCCGGCGGCCGCCGGTTTCCCCTACACCGTCACCAACTGCGGGGTGACGACGACCTACGAGGCGCCGCCCCGGCGGGCGGTGACCATGAATCAGCACGCGACGGAGGTGCTCCTCGCGCTGGGCCTCCAGGACCGCATGGCGGGCACCGCGTACCTCGACGACGCGGTGCTGCCCGAGTTCCGCGACGCCTACGGCAGGGTGAAGGTCCTGGCGAAGGAGTACCCGTCGAAGGAGGTCCTGCTCGGGGCGGACCCGGATTTCGTGTACGGGGGTTACGAGAGCGCCTTCGACGAGGGGGCCGGCCGCGACCGGGCCGGTCTGGAGAGGGCGGGCATCGCGACCCGCCTCAATGTGGAGTACTGCACGGACGGGCCGGTGGGTCTGGAGCAGTTGCGTACCGAGGTGCGGGAGGTGGCACGGACCTTCGGGGTGCCGGAGCGCGGTGAGCGGCTGCTGCGGGAGGAGCAGCGCCGTATCGACGGCGTGCGGGCACGGCTGAAGGGCGTGTCGCGACCGTCGGTGTTCGTGTACGACTCGGGTGACGCGTCGGCGTTCACGGCGGGCGGGGCGGGCGTCGGCCATCAGATCGTCTCGCTGGCCGGCGGCGAGAACGTGTTCGGCGATGTGGACAAGGCGTTCGGGGACGTGTCGTGGGAACAGGTCATCGCGCGCCGGCCCGAGGTCGTCGTGATCTACGACTACGGCGGCACGTCGGTCGAGGCGAAGAAGCGGCGCCTGTTGAACGATCCGGCGCTGGCGGGTGTTCCCGCGATCCGGGACAAGCGGTTCGCCGTGCTGCCGCTGTCGTCGGCCGTGCTGGGCGTGCGGGTCGCGGACGCGGTGGAGGACCTGGCCCGGCAGTTGCACCCGGGCGCGGCGTGA
- a CDS encoding protein-arginine deiminase domain-containing protein — protein sequence MRVNTPGRTALAIAVVTAALAPMTPAVAAPAPAAADLRADVNRDGTVDVTGASDVEGEDTWTTGRGAVLLPNIDDDGRRCKATAPNGKPLSDADLARCNDASDAVVNGAADAADLARLRTVPMPALADAASGSVRVVGPGASRSRLFLKRAGRWVVLTPAVKLTAAELRAGVELYAEATDIVRDRAVWDGTVVVELAVAPGGGAPATTDRVTLRVAPLLTHHHLQQTQRVMVTQIQGGGSYGKRQRAFVEALDAQTREAGIGPASVKFTEPDPWTQDFVEPAYASMAGPGGKAQSMRIMLRSAQPDRTAGRQLFTKMRGPDVGVVQVTQVLDSEEWTLNSMGNLETIPPYEHAGRAFPAGRIIMGERKDTGAKPARAMRTLLASQGLQDPLLLDTSWLHVGHVDEFVQFLPADTPRGWRIAVADPEAGMRLLRDAKAQGHGGRGVFSVPPAIGMGRPGETIDQALANPKLAADNALAARRIAANLEVLKRETGVTDAEVVRVPALYTRGIEGDAEPAGGKSDERRVPLLRRLGGSAESMEEVRRFGQQRRLAGPELTVQTSAYIPGAVNGVVLGKDRYLAPKQWGPVINGKDVFTEAVTAAYRGAGMRVSYIDDFYTYHLGMGEVHCGTNTLRDTTQRWW from the coding sequence ATGCGTGTGAACACCCCCGGGCGCACCGCCCTCGCCATCGCCGTGGTGACGGCCGCCCTGGCCCCCATGACGCCCGCAGTCGCCGCTCCCGCGCCGGCCGCGGCGGACCTGCGGGCCGATGTGAACCGGGACGGGACCGTGGACGTCACCGGTGCGTCGGACGTGGAGGGCGAGGACACCTGGACGACCGGCAGAGGCGCGGTGCTGCTGCCGAACATCGACGACGACGGGCGGCGTTGCAAGGCGACGGCGCCGAACGGCAAGCCGCTGTCCGACGCGGACCTCGCCCGCTGCAACGACGCGTCGGACGCCGTGGTCAACGGCGCCGCGGACGCGGCGGACCTGGCCCGGCTGCGTACCGTGCCGATGCCCGCACTGGCGGACGCGGCGTCCGGTTCGGTGCGGGTCGTCGGTCCGGGGGCCTCGCGCTCCCGGCTGTTCCTCAAGCGGGCGGGCCGCTGGGTCGTGCTGACCCCGGCCGTGAAGCTGACGGCCGCCGAACTGCGGGCCGGCGTCGAGCTGTACGCGGAGGCCACCGACATCGTCCGGGACCGGGCGGTGTGGGACGGCACCGTGGTCGTCGAACTCGCGGTCGCCCCGGGCGGCGGCGCCCCGGCGACGACGGACCGCGTCACCCTCCGGGTCGCCCCGCTGCTGACCCACCATCACCTGCAGCAGACTCAGCGGGTCATGGTGACGCAGATCCAGGGCGGCGGCTCGTACGGCAAGCGCCAGCGGGCGTTCGTGGAGGCGCTGGACGCGCAGACCCGCGAGGCCGGCATCGGTCCGGCGTCGGTGAAGTTCACCGAGCCCGACCCGTGGACGCAGGACTTCGTGGAGCCCGCCTACGCGAGCATGGCGGGGCCGGGCGGCAAGGCCCAGTCGATGCGGATCATGCTGCGGTCGGCGCAGCCGGACCGTACGGCGGGACGGCAGCTGTTCACGAAGATGCGCGGCCCGGACGTGGGCGTCGTGCAGGTGACGCAGGTCCTCGACTCGGAGGAGTGGACGCTCAACTCCATGGGCAACCTGGAGACCATTCCTCCCTACGAGCACGCCGGCCGTGCGTTCCCCGCCGGGCGGATCATCATGGGTGAGCGCAAGGACACCGGGGCGAAGCCGGCGCGGGCGATGCGCACCCTGCTGGCGTCGCAGGGCCTGCAGGACCCGCTGCTGCTGGACACGTCGTGGCTGCACGTGGGGCACGTGGACGAGTTCGTGCAGTTCCTCCCGGCGGACACGCCGCGCGGCTGGCGGATAGCCGTGGCCGACCCGGAGGCGGGCATGCGGCTGCTGCGGGACGCCAAGGCGCAGGGCCACGGCGGCAGGGGCGTGTTCTCGGTGCCGCCGGCCATCGGGATGGGGCGGCCCGGCGAGACCATCGACCAGGCGCTCGCCAATCCGAAGCTGGCGGCGGACAACGCGCTGGCGGCGCGGCGTATCGCGGCGAACCTGGAGGTCCTGAAGCGGGAGACCGGGGTGACGGACGCCGAGGTGGTGCGCGTGCCGGCCCTGTACACGCGGGGCATCGAAGGGGACGCGGAGCCCGCGGGCGGCAAGAGCGACGAGCGGCGCGTGCCGCTGCTGCGCCGGCTCGGCGGGTCGGCCGAGAGCATGGAGGAGGTCCGCCGCTTCGGCCAGCAGCGGCGGCTGGCGGGGCCGGAGCTGACGGTGCAGACCAGCGCGTACATTCCCGGCGCGGTCAACGGTGTGGTGCTGGGCAAGGACCGGTACCTGGCGCCGAAGCAGTGGGGTCCGGTGATCAACGGCAAGGACGTGTTCACGGAGGCCGTCACGGCCGCGTACCGCGGGGCGGGGATGCGGGTGTCGTACATCGACGACTTCTACACGTACCACCTCGGCATGGGCGAGGTGCACTGCGGGACGAACACGCTGCGCGACACGACGCAGCGCTGGTGGTAG